A stretch of the Marinitoga sp. 38H-ov genome encodes the following:
- a CDS encoding inositol monophosphatase, with the protein MSEFDFLKDKVIEVGKNLLEWREKEFTISSKSSKHDLVTSLDLRVQEFLYNSLMQKYPEIGFLGEESGMDEKPKSNKYWVIDPIDGTVNFSKMLPLFCISAAYVENDEPKYGIIYAPVINQVIIAQENKGVFLNDNKITPNWAKDIDDAMVSMGNIKGKTFKYYQALENEVMRVRLLGTAALQIAYVGTGYFDAFVAVKGKPWDVAAGYIIVKEAGGVITDYFGNKTSIFNTKNIYSNPYIHEKLLKIIQGVSE; encoded by the coding sequence ATGAGTGAATTTGATTTTTTAAAAGATAAGGTTATTGAAGTAGGTAAAAATCTTTTAGAGTGGAGAGAAAAAGAATTTACTATTTCTAGTAAATCTTCAAAACACGATTTAGTTACATCATTAGATTTAAGAGTACAAGAATTTCTTTACAATTCATTAATGCAAAAATACCCTGAAATAGGTTTTTTAGGTGAAGAAAGTGGAATGGATGAGAAACCAAAGAGTAATAAATATTGGGTTATCGATCCAATAGATGGAACGGTTAATTTTTCAAAAATGTTACCTTTATTTTGTATTTCAGCAGCATATGTTGAAAATGATGAACCCAAATATGGTATAATATATGCTCCAGTTATTAATCAGGTTATAATTGCTCAAGAGAATAAAGGAGTATTTTTAAACGATAATAAAATAACTCCAAATTGGGCAAAAGATATTGACGATGCTATGGTTTCAATGGGGAATATTAAAGGTAAAACATTTAAATATTATCAAGCCTTAGAGAATGAAGTAATGAGAGTTAGATTATTAGGTACAGCTGCATTACAAATTGCATATGTAGGAACTGGATATTTTGATGCTTTTGTAGCTGTAAAAGGCAAACCATGGGATGTAGCTGCAGGTTATATTATAGTAAAAGAAGCAGGAGGAGTAATTACAGATTATTTTGGTAATAAAACATCAATTTTCAATACGAAAAATATTTATTCAAATCCATATATTCATGAAAAATTATTAAAAATTATACAGGGGGTGTCGGAATGA
- a CDS encoding glucose-1-phosphate thymidylyltransferase, whose product MKALILCAGKGTRLRPLTFTNAKPLIPIANKPTIVYSLEMIKEAGITEVGIVVNPDNKKDFEETLGNGSQLGLSITYIVQEEPKGLAHAVAISEEFLKDDEFLMYLGDNLVTVDLGKFVKEFNAQNMDSFILLTPVEDPSRFGIAVMKDDKVIKVVEKPKDPPSNLAIIGVYIFKPIVFEAIKNIKPSWRGELEITDAIQWLLENDKNVGAHIVYGWWKDTGKPEDLVEANRKVLEQLKESVNEGIIYENSSVQGNVVIGKGSRILNSVLRGPIIIGENVLISDAYVGPYTSLGNNVTIENAEIENSIILDGATVAHLETRLDSSVIGANATVINSDRKPKTIRLVVGDYSKIEIPK is encoded by the coding sequence ATGAAAGCACTTATTCTTTGTGCAGGAAAAGGAACAAGATTAAGACCACTAACCTTTACAAATGCAAAACCTTTAATTCCAATAGCTAACAAACCAACTATTGTATATAGTTTGGAAATGATTAAAGAAGCTGGAATTACAGAAGTTGGTATTGTAGTGAATCCTGATAATAAAAAGGATTTTGAAGAAACATTGGGAAATGGCTCTCAATTAGGATTGTCAATAACCTATATTGTACAAGAAGAACCTAAAGGTTTAGCTCATGCAGTTGCTATTTCAGAAGAATTTTTAAAAGATGATGAATTCTTAATGTATTTAGGAGATAATTTAGTTACAGTTGATTTAGGTAAATTTGTTAAAGAATTTAATGCTCAAAATATGGATTCGTTTATACTTTTAACACCTGTAGAAGATCCATCAAGATTTGGTATTGCTGTGATGAAAGATGATAAGGTTATTAAAGTAGTAGAAAAACCAAAAGATCCTCCATCAAATTTAGCAATTATAGGTGTATATATATTTAAACCTATTGTATTTGAAGCAATTAAGAATATAAAACCTTCATGGAGAGGCGAATTAGAAATTACCGATGCTATACAATGGTTATTGGAAAATGATAAAAATGTAGGAGCTCATATTGTATATGGTTGGTGGAAAGATACAGGGAAGCCTGAAGATTTAGTTGAAGCTAATAGGAAGGTATTAGAACAATTAAAAGAAAGTGTAAATGAAGGTATTATATACGAAAATTCATCTGTTCAAGGAAATGTTGTAATTGGTAAAGGTTCAAGAATATTAAATAGCGTGTTAAGAGGTCCAATAATTATTGGGGAAAATGTTTTAATATCAGATGCATATGTAGGTCCTTATACGAGTTTAGGTAATAATGTAACAATAGAAAATGCAGAAATAGAAAATTCAATTATTTTAGATGGAGCTACTGTTGCACATCTTGAAACAAGATTAGATTCAAGTGTAATTGGAGCAAATGCTACAGTAATTAATAGTGATAGAAAGCCAAAAACCATTAGATTAGTTGTCGGTGATTATTCAAAGATTGAAATACCAAAATAG